The following are encoded in a window of Flavobacterium sp. WC2421 genomic DNA:
- a CDS encoding PAS domain S-box protein — MKISFEKKIFLGFVINVLVVIASGLIFINRLDTGRDITRDPVFDWVELSLFILSIVLLIVVYIIIRTQLKAKTESQNLLNQNRLLLQSIIDNTSNPIFIKKINGEYLLVNKQFDSLFKNPTETIIGKTDHDLLPETIAEDYRNSDLEVVKQLKELKTEEVITQEDGKHTYIAVKFPLYDANNRIYAIGGILTDITARKKLEDSLLVSDKFFNMSAEMMVIASFDKFIKVNPATIEILGYSEDELLSQPFLNFVHPEDKVNTASEVVKLKSGMNSMQFKNRYICKDGAIKWLQWSTYSEITSGLLYAVASDITPLIEKEIELKAVDKFFNMSLDFMVIAQKDKFIKVNPATSTILGYTEEELTTVSFLKYIHPDDIEITNEEINKLENGATIIKFENRWIAKEGSIKWLVWNAAADIETGYLYAVARDMTSQIETQKSLLIAEKFFNMSYDMLAVGSGDYFIKINPAFTRTLGYEQSDMDHKTFLSFTHPEDIKAATEAIKSLQKGKSLINLRARARCKDGTYKWLDWTSTIDIETGKMFAVARDVTEMVKYEESLKVADNFFDMAFDILSISKEDQFIKINPSFTKTLGYEQKDLNNIKFTDLIHADDKVLVEEEFNKLLKGTLMINYKNRTLCKDGTYKWLDWHCNYDAKKGLIYSVARDISEEIRLENEEKVIINDLYENEEKLRLILENIGEGVIVANANKEIVMANYMANEIFGIEEDENIPLNITDHFDLFFPDGRTIFPSQNLPMEKALNGEVTNDIDVILSDSETHERRRVLISGRPLIDQENNVVAAVVTIKDISKYKHLEEELQEAETKYRKLIGFKKDEEKKE; from the coding sequence ATGAAAATTTCTTTTGAAAAAAAAATATTCTTAGGGTTTGTCATCAATGTATTAGTAGTAATTGCATCAGGGTTAATTTTCATAAATCGACTTGATACAGGGCGAGATATCACTAGGGACCCAGTTTTTGACTGGGTTGAACTTTCATTATTTATACTATCTATCGTACTCCTTATTGTGGTCTATATTATTATTAGAACCCAATTGAAAGCAAAAACAGAGTCACAAAACTTACTCAATCAAAACCGACTCTTACTGCAATCGATAATTGACAATACATCAAACCCCATTTTTATAAAAAAAATTAATGGAGAATATTTGTTAGTCAACAAACAATTTGACTCTTTATTTAAAAACCCCACTGAAACAATTATTGGCAAAACAGATCACGACCTTCTACCCGAAACCATAGCTGAAGACTACCGGAACTCTGACCTTGAAGTAGTAAAACAATTAAAAGAGTTAAAAACAGAAGAAGTTATTACGCAAGAAGATGGCAAACACACTTATATTGCTGTGAAATTTCCATTGTACGATGCCAATAATAGGATATATGCTATAGGGGGAATATTAACTGATATTACAGCACGAAAAAAACTAGAAGATTCATTACTAGTTTCTGACAAGTTTTTCAATATGTCTGCGGAAATGATGGTTATCGCCTCGTTTGATAAATTTATCAAAGTAAACCCTGCAACAATTGAAATACTAGGATATTCAGAAGACGAACTACTAAGTCAGCCCTTCTTAAATTTTGTACACCCAGAAGATAAAGTTAATACCGCATCTGAAGTGGTCAAACTAAAATCTGGAATGAATTCTATGCAATTTAAAAACAGATACATCTGTAAAGATGGTGCTATAAAATGGTTACAATGGTCTACTTATTCCGAAATAACTTCTGGCTTATTGTATGCGGTGGCCAGTGACATAACTCCCTTAATTGAAAAAGAAATTGAATTAAAAGCAGTAGATAAATTCTTCAATATGTCTTTGGATTTCATGGTGATAGCACAGAAAGATAAATTTATAAAAGTGAATCCCGCTACTAGTACCATATTGGGTTATACAGAAGAAGAGTTAACAACTGTTTCTTTCCTAAAATATATTCACCCTGACGACATTGAAATTACAAACGAAGAAATAAATAAGCTTGAAAATGGTGCTACAATAATAAAATTTGAAAATCGATGGATTGCAAAAGAAGGATCGATCAAATGGTTAGTGTGGAATGCTGCAGCAGATATTGAAACGGGTTATTTATATGCCGTTGCCAGAGATATGACTTCACAAATAGAAACACAAAAATCTTTATTAATAGCTGAGAAATTTTTTAATATGTCTTATGACATGCTTGCCGTAGGAAGTGGAGACTATTTTATAAAAATTAATCCTGCTTTTACGAGAACACTAGGGTATGAACAAAGTGACATGGACCATAAAACTTTTTTATCTTTTACGCATCCTGAAGACATAAAAGCTGCTACTGAAGCTATCAAATCTTTACAAAAAGGAAAATCATTAATCAATCTTAGAGCTCGTGCTCGTTGTAAAGACGGAACTTATAAATGGTTGGATTGGACAAGTACAATTGACATTGAGACGGGAAAAATGTTTGCAGTTGCAAGAGATGTAACTGAAATGGTTAAATACGAGGAATCCTTAAAAGTAGCCGATAATTTCTTCGATATGGCTTTTGATATCTTATCCATTTCTAAAGAAGACCAATTTATTAAAATAAATCCTTCTTTTACAAAAACATTGGGCTATGAACAAAAAGATCTCAACAACATAAAATTCACTGATTTAATACATGCTGATGACAAAGTTTTGGTAGAAGAAGAATTTAATAAACTCTTGAAAGGAACCCTCATGATTAATTATAAAAACAGGACTCTTTGCAAAGACGGAACCTACAAATGGTTAGATTGGCATTGTAATTATGATGCCAAAAAAGGGTTGATTTATTCCGTTGCAAGAGATATTTCGGAAGAGATTCGATTAGAAAATGAGGAAAAAGTAATTATAAATGATTTGTATGAAAATGAAGAAAAATTACGCTTAATCCTAGAAAACATAGGGGAAGGTGTTATCGTTGCTAATGCAAATAAAGAAATCGTAATGGCCAATTATATGGCCAATGAAATTTTTGGAATTGAAGAAGACGAGAATATCCCTTTGAATATTACCGATCATTTTGATTTGTTCTTTCCTGATGGCAGAACTATATTTCCATCCCAGAATCTTCCCATGGAAAAGGCCTTAAATGGAGAAGTAACTAATGATATTGATGTCATCCTTTCGGACTCAGAAACGCATGAAAGAAGACGCGTTTTGATTAGTGGAAGACCCTTGATAGATCAAGAGAATAATGTAGTTGCTGCAGTTGTAACCATAAAAGATATTAGTAAATACAAACATCTAGAGGAAGAGTTACAAGAAGCCGAAACTAAATATCGAAAGTTAATTGGGTTTAAAAAAGACGAAGAAAAAAAAGAATAG
- a CDS encoding helix-turn-helix transcriptional regulator, with amino-acid sequence MNENDTKRLSRLTAILTQLQTRRLTTSTSLADRFNVSVRTIYRDIRALEQAGVPIITEEGKGYSLMEGYKIPPVMFTESQANALILAEKLVLKSKDSSFIKDYTEAIEKIKSVLNYTVKDRVNLLSDRTISGENLEKLINSNNLSHLQLAITNLDLTEIDYTNESGKSTKRIIEPFALIRTENWLLIAWCRLRQEFRFFRLDRITKTQVLSEKFEQHKMTLQEYFDKFH; translated from the coding sequence ATGAACGAAAACGACACAAAACGACTTTCACGACTGACTGCAATTTTGACCCAACTGCAAACAAGACGACTTACCACTTCAACAAGTCTTGCTGACAGATTCAATGTTAGCGTAAGGACAATTTACCGAGACATTAGAGCATTAGAACAGGCAGGAGTTCCAATCATAACAGAAGAAGGAAAAGGATATTCTTTAATGGAAGGCTACAAAATTCCACCAGTTATGTTTACAGAAAGCCAAGCCAATGCTTTAATTCTTGCCGAAAAATTGGTTCTAAAAAGTAAAGACTCTTCTTTTATAAAAGATTATACCGAAGCAATTGAAAAAATAAAATCTGTCTTGAATTATACTGTAAAAGACAGAGTAAATCTGCTTTCCGACAGAACCATATCAGGCGAAAATCTTGAAAAACTAATAAACAGCAACAATTTATCTCATTTGCAACTTGCTATAACCAACCTTGATTTAACGGAAATTGATTATACAAATGAAAGTGGCAAATCAACAAAAAGAATCATTGAGCCATTTGCACTGATAAGAACAGAAAATTGGTTGCTAATTGCTTGGTGTCGTTTACGGCAAGAATTCAGATTTTTCCGTTTGGATAGAATTACAAAAACGCAAGTCCTTTCAGAGAAATTTGAACAACATAAAATGACTTTACAAGAATATTTTGATAAATTTCACTAA
- a CDS encoding DUF4166 domain-containing protein, with the protein MKSIYQQVLGSDFDKLHPQIQKRFGFNSNDKIASIGKGVMQSVWYGKPYTLPFLYIGTWRNIMFPQKGKDIPFTIENYAYKDKFGRETVTWVRKYQFPKRVRRFDATMIYSEQRNRIVDYLGTHQHLAVDIEMTVAENGGIKLRSGEQRFYEGFLDFKFPMLFSGEANVCEWYDDKEQKFKISVVVRNKTWGKLFGYEGTFETEYITVNSKADIPKDVLPVREEIRE; encoded by the coding sequence ATGAAATCAATATACCAACAAGTTTTAGGTTCGGACTTTGACAAACTTCATCCACAGATTCAAAAGCGTTTTGGCTTCAACAGCAATGACAAAATTGCCTCGATTGGAAAAGGAGTTATGCAAAGTGTTTGGTATGGAAAACCATATACACTTCCGTTTCTATACATTGGGACATGGAGAAACATTATGTTTCCGCAGAAAGGAAAAGATATTCCTTTCACAATTGAAAACTACGCATATAAAGACAAATTTGGAAGAGAAACCGTTACTTGGGTTCGTAAATATCAATTCCCAAAGCGAGTAAGAAGATTTGACGCAACAATGATTTACAGCGAACAGAGAAATAGAATTGTTGATTACTTGGGCACACATCAACATCTTGCAGTTGACATTGAAATGACTGTGGCGGAAAACGGTGGTATAAAATTACGGTCAGGTGAACAAAGATTTTATGAAGGTTTTTTAGACTTTAAATTTCCAATGCTATTTTCAGGTGAAGCGAACGTTTGTGAATGGTATGACGATAAAGAGCAAAAATTTAAAATCTCTGTAGTGGTAAGAAACAAAACTTGGGGAAAATTATTCGGCTATGAAGGAACTTTTGAGACTGAATACATAACCGTGAATTCAAAAGCGGACATACCAAAAGACGTTTTGCCAGTAAGAGAAGAAATAAGAGAATAG
- a CDS encoding heavy metal translocating P-type ATPase, whose translation MKLPIKDKKFIFLLFAITIVIILEILSIIGIHIPMPYGPFIFAFFIIGIGYEVLINGFKALFKLKFSSINLLMTIAVIAAFYLGEYPEAAVVIVLYVLGERLEDIGLENSKSALDELTRKAPKTAFVKLENQNIPISKIAVGTIIQVKPGEMIPLDGKIISGETMIDETAITGEPLPKDKHPGDIIFAGTLNKNSFIEVETTKLSIDTTFSKIIRLTFEAAASKSDTQKFIQKFSQFYTPTIIALAVLVLVIPVFILHLDFDLWLKQAITLLVIACPCALVISTPVAIYAAIGNASAKGALVKGGKYIEGMARIKAIALDKTRTITYGNPIVTDVFPLNGTSREELLACTAGTELFSEHPLAQAIVTASKKEGFEPHKAEGFKSIMGKGAIAKCLVCEDETVYVGKMEFIKEYHEVTDDAEKIVEQLASEGKTSVVISFGKGVAGIIGLTDEIKPDSIKAIKQLQAMNIELIMLTGDSKKAAHYVAKQVGIEKIFGGLLPEEKSSKIKDLIHQFGDVAMVGDGINDAPALAQSTIGIAMGAAGSDTAIETANIALLNDNLSLIPFLIQLSKKTLIRIKSNTIGAIAVKVIFITLAFLGYSNLVFAIAADVGVTLIVILLSLNLMKFKNSAT comes from the coding sequence ATGAAACTCCCCATCAAAGACAAAAAATTTATATTCCTTCTTTTTGCTATTACAATTGTCATTATTTTGGAAATCCTATCCATCATTGGCATACATATTCCTATGCCTTATGGACCATTTATTTTTGCTTTTTTCATTATCGGCATTGGGTACGAGGTGTTAATCAATGGGTTCAAAGCGCTATTTAAACTTAAATTCAGTAGCATTAATCTACTAATGACTATTGCTGTTATTGCCGCCTTTTATTTGGGCGAATATCCTGAAGCAGCTGTAGTAATCGTTCTTTATGTTTTAGGCGAAAGACTGGAAGATATAGGACTCGAAAACTCTAAATCAGCTCTGGATGAATTAACTCGTAAAGCTCCTAAAACCGCCTTTGTAAAATTAGAGAACCAAAATATTCCTATTAGTAAAATTGCTGTAGGAACAATTATACAAGTTAAACCAGGTGAAATGATTCCCCTTGACGGAAAAATAATTTCAGGAGAAACCATGATTGATGAAACAGCAATCACTGGAGAACCTTTACCTAAGGACAAACATCCTGGCGATATTATATTTGCTGGGACATTAAACAAAAATAGTTTTATAGAAGTTGAAACGACCAAATTATCCATAGACACTACTTTTTCTAAAATTATCCGACTGACTTTCGAAGCAGCGGCTTCCAAAAGTGACACTCAAAAATTCATTCAGAAATTCTCGCAATTTTACACGCCTACCATTATAGCGTTGGCTGTTTTAGTTTTAGTCATCCCCGTTTTTATACTTCACTTGGATTTTGATCTTTGGCTAAAACAAGCCATCACTCTGCTAGTCATTGCCTGTCCTTGCGCTTTGGTGATCTCTACGCCTGTTGCCATATATGCCGCTATAGGGAATGCTTCCGCAAAAGGGGCACTGGTAAAAGGAGGGAAATACATAGAAGGAATGGCCCGAATAAAAGCAATCGCATTAGATAAAACCAGAACAATCACTTACGGGAATCCTATAGTGACTGATGTATTTCCTTTGAATGGAACCAGTAGAGAAGAATTGCTGGCTTGCACCGCTGGAACGGAGCTATTCTCTGAACATCCATTGGCACAAGCGATTGTTACTGCCAGTAAAAAAGAAGGTTTTGAGCCACACAAAGCGGAAGGGTTTAAAAGTATTATGGGCAAAGGAGCTATTGCCAAATGTTTGGTTTGTGAAGATGAAACCGTATATGTAGGAAAAATGGAATTCATTAAAGAATACCATGAGGTCACTGACGATGCCGAAAAAATTGTGGAACAACTGGCTTCCGAAGGAAAAACTAGTGTCGTGATTAGTTTTGGTAAAGGAGTAGCTGGAATCATTGGTTTGACTGACGAAATAAAACCAGACAGTATCAAGGCCATAAAACAATTGCAGGCCATGAATATAGAACTTATAATGCTTACTGGAGACAGTAAAAAAGCAGCACATTATGTCGCAAAACAAGTAGGAATCGAGAAGATATTTGGTGGCTTACTTCCTGAAGAAAAATCCAGCAAAATAAAAGACCTAATCCATCAATTTGGTGATGTAGCCATGGTTGGTGACGGAATAAATGATGCCCCTGCTCTGGCGCAAAGTACTATAGGAATTGCAATGGGAGCCGCAGGAAGTGATACCGCAATTGAAACAGCAAATATTGCTTTATTGAATGATAATCTTTCTCTAATTCCGTTTTTAATCCAACTTAGCAAAAAAACACTTATTAGAATCAAAAGCAATACAATTGGAGCTATTGCGGTGAAAGTTATTTTCATAACATTAGCTTTTCTAGGATATAGTAATTTGGTTTTCGCGATTGCCGCTGATGTAGGAGTTACTTTAATTGTAATCTTATTGAGCTTAAATTTGATGAAATTTAAAAACAGTGCTACCTAA
- a CDS encoding DoxX-like family protein, translating to MKRRPLYIETKIKCDFDTLWTNTQEPSIHQQWDLRFTEIEYLPKNDPTDPQKFLYSTKVGLGIKVDGIGESVATKTKDNGESTSVLKFSSDSKISLIKQGSGYWKYVPEADGIKFFTGYDYETRWGLFGKIIDKFVFRPLMIWATAWSFDCLKNWIEKGLHPKQALNAQISVLLVNLTLGIIWIYQGLIPKILFTDTGEIEILRQSGLFNGNEDNILTIIGIAEIAFGVALIFIHRKVLQYLNILGLCLLSVGAIFSDLMIFTLPFNPFSLNISMIALSIIAILNFSNLPKASNCITKQK from the coding sequence TTGAAAAGACGACCTCTATATATTGAAACCAAAATAAAATGTGACTTTGACACTTTGTGGACGAATACGCAAGAACCTTCTATTCATCAACAATGGGACTTACGGTTTACAGAGATTGAATACTTACCAAAAAATGACCCGACAGACCCGCAAAAATTTCTATACTCAACAAAAGTTGGCTTGGGAATTAAGGTAGACGGAATCGGAGAAAGCGTTGCGACTAAAACCAAAGACAACGGGGAAAGCACATCAGTTTTAAAATTTTCATCAGACAGTAAAATTTCATTAATCAAACAAGGTTCAGGCTATTGGAAATATGTTCCTGAAGCAGACGGAATAAAATTTTTTACAGGTTATGACTATGAAACACGTTGGGGACTTTTCGGAAAAATCATTGACAAATTTGTTTTCAGACCATTAATGATTTGGGCAACTGCTTGGAGTTTTGATTGCCTGAAAAATTGGATTGAAAAAGGACTTCACCCAAAGCAAGCTTTAAATGCTCAAATTTCTGTTTTGCTTGTGAATTTAACTTTAGGAATTATTTGGATTTATCAGGGACTAATTCCAAAAATACTTTTTACTGACACAGGTGAAATTGAAATATTAAGACAATCAGGGTTATTTAATGGAAACGAAGACAATATTTTGACCATCATAGGAATTGCGGAAATTGCTTTTGGAGTTGCATTGATTTTTATTCATAGAAAAGTTCTTCAGTATTTAAATATATTAGGACTGTGTCTTCTCTCAGTTGGAGCAATTTTTAGCGACTTGATGATTTTTACACTTCCATTTAACCCATTTTCGCTAAACATATCAATGATAGCTCTTTCGATAATAGCAATTTTGAATTTCAGCAATTTACCAAAGGCTTCAAATTGTATCACAAAACAGAAATAA
- a CDS encoding GNAT family N-acetyltransferase: MSLNFSQQVILENNHVLLRSLQESDLENLLEFAINEPTTWEYSLIRADGKENMLNYIQSAVKGRENKNQFPFIVFDKKSGKYAGSTRFYDINLDFKTLQLGYTWYGEQFRGTGLNKQCKFLLLQFAFETLGMERVEFRADNNNKRSIAAMKSIGCKEEGILRNHMPINVGSEKRRDSIILSILRNEWFEEVKPNLLKKIEN, from the coding sequence ATGAGTTTAAACTTTTCTCAGCAGGTAATTCTTGAAAATAATCATGTCTTACTACGTTCCCTTCAAGAAAGTGATTTAGAAAATTTACTAGAGTTTGCCATCAATGAACCTACTACTTGGGAATATTCTCTAATCCGTGCTGACGGAAAAGAAAATATGTTGAATTATATTCAATCGGCAGTAAAAGGAAGAGAGAATAAAAACCAATTTCCTTTTATCGTTTTTGATAAAAAATCAGGAAAATACGCAGGAAGCACTCGCTTCTACGACATAAACTTAGATTTCAAAACGCTACAACTGGGTTATACTTGGTATGGAGAACAATTTCGTGGCACTGGACTTAACAAACAATGTAAATTTTTGCTGTTACAATTTGCTTTTGAAACCCTAGGCATGGAGCGTGTTGAGTTTCGTGCCGACAATAACAATAAGAGAAGTATTGCTGCCATGAAAAGTATAGGATGTAAGGAAGAAGGAATCCTTAGAAACCACATGCCTATAAATGTGGGTAGTGAAAAGAGACGAGATTCCATTATTTTGAGTATTCTACGAAACGAATGGTTTGAAGAGGTCAAACCAAATTTATTAAAAAAGATTGAGAATTAA
- a CDS encoding peptidylprolyl isomerase: MKFKLLILVFFGVLNTQAQNTKKAVTTKKTAVSTTKAVVKAPVAIEGIFATIATNKGDITLQLEYQKAPITVANFISLAEGKNAFVTDEKLKGKPFFDGLKFHRVISNFMIQTGDPTGSGAGGTGYAFKDEFTDLKFDKGGVLAMANSGPATNSSQFFITHKDTPWLNGKHTIFGHVTQGMDIVNSIAQEDVITKVTITRKGAAAKYFDTSKVFANYYENKAEDAKKQALIEAEKVKATNEKYAGVIAAKVAYLAAAKATATTTPSGLTYKIIQKGTGVKPVDGSTFYFHYAGYFEDGTLFDSSYEEVAKAYGKYDANRAAQNGYAAFPFQAGKKDGMIPGFLEGLSVMSYGDKAILFIPSNLAYGESGAGGVIPPNATLIFELEMFEKQPTK, translated from the coding sequence ATGAAATTTAAACTTTTAATTTTAGTGTTTTTTGGAGTATTAAATACCCAAGCTCAAAACACAAAAAAAGCCGTTACTACAAAAAAAACAGCTGTATCTACAACAAAAGCAGTTGTTAAAGCACCCGTTGCTATTGAAGGAATTTTTGCAACGATTGCAACAAATAAGGGAGATATTACCCTGCAACTAGAATACCAAAAAGCGCCCATTACAGTGGCTAATTTCATTTCACTTGCGGAAGGAAAAAATGCTTTTGTAACTGATGAAAAATTAAAGGGAAAACCATTTTTTGACGGTTTAAAATTCCATAGAGTAATTAGTAATTTCATGATTCAAACTGGAGACCCAACTGGAAGTGGTGCCGGTGGAACTGGATATGCGTTCAAAGATGAATTTACCGATTTAAAGTTTGACAAAGGCGGTGTTTTAGCCATGGCTAATTCTGGTCCAGCAACAAATTCGAGTCAATTTTTCATAACGCACAAAGACACACCCTGGTTAAATGGCAAGCACACCATTTTTGGTCATGTAACTCAAGGAATGGATATTGTTAATAGTATTGCTCAAGAGGATGTAATTACTAAAGTGACTATTACACGAAAAGGAGCTGCTGCTAAATATTTTGATACATCAAAAGTATTTGCTAACTACTATGAAAACAAAGCAGAGGATGCAAAAAAACAAGCTTTAATTGAAGCCGAAAAAGTAAAAGCTACTAATGAAAAGTATGCAGGCGTAATTGCGGCTAAAGTAGCCTACCTTGCTGCTGCCAAAGCAACTGCTACCACTACTCCATCTGGTTTGACTTATAAAATCATACAAAAAGGGACAGGAGTAAAACCAGTTGATGGCAGTACATTCTACTTCCATTATGCCGGTTATTTTGAAGATGGAACTTTATTTGACAGCAGTTATGAAGAAGTAGCCAAAGCATACGGAAAATATGATGCCAATAGAGCCGCACAAAACGGATACGCCGCCTTTCCTTTCCAAGCAGGGAAAAAAGACGGAATGATCCCAGGTTTCTTAGAGGGATTAAGCGTAATGTCTTATGGTGACAAAGCAATACTTTTCATCCCTTCTAACTTAGCTTATGGAGAAAGCGGTGCTGGTGGCGTTATACCTCCCAATGCCACTTTAATTTTCGAATTAGAAATGTTTGAAAAACAACCTACAAAATAA
- a CDS encoding VOC family protein, whose amino-acid sequence MSVQTTPHFNFRGEARTALEFYHSIFGGKISIATYADINAVEDPSQTNLVAFGDVKAPNGFHIMGYDVQPSKAFDKGINPFYVTLHSTEPEEIKKGWEALAKNAKAILIPFGPAPFAPLYGMLTDQFGVTWIVGLVPED is encoded by the coding sequence ATGAGCGTTCAAACAACACCACATTTCAACTTTCGCGGCGAAGCTCGCACAGCACTAGAATTTTATCACTCAATTTTTGGCGGAAAGATTAGTATTGCTACGTATGCCGATATTAATGCAGTTGAGGATCCTTCACAAACAAATTTAGTTGCTTTTGGCGATGTCAAAGCTCCAAATGGTTTTCACATTATGGGTTACGATGTACAACCTTCCAAAGCTTTCGACAAAGGTATAAATCCTTTCTATGTAACCCTTCACAGTACTGAACCGGAAGAAATTAAAAAAGGTTGGGAAGCTCTTGCTAAAAATGCGAAGGCTATTCTAATTCCTTTCGGTCCTGCGCCTTTTGCACCACTATACGGAATGCTGACTGACCAGTTCGGAGTTACTTGGATTGTCGGTTTAGTCCCCGAAGATTAA
- a CDS encoding AIR synthase related protein, whose protein sequence is MSSDTSKRYAQRGVSASKEDVHNAIKNIDKGLFPQAFCKIVPDYLTQDEDYCLIMHADGAGTKSSLAYMYWKETGDISVWKGIAQDALIMNIDDLLCVGATDNILLSSTIGRNKNLIPGEVLSAIINGTEELIKELKSFGVSIHSTGGETADVGDVVRTIIVDSTVTARMKRSKVIDNANIKAGDVIVGMASFGQATYEKSYNGGMGSNGLTSARHDVFEKYLATKYPESFDAAVPEELIYSGQVKLTDAVENSPIDAGQLVLSPTRTYAPIIKKMLDKYSSADIHGMVHCSGGAQTKILHFVQNLHIIKDNLFPVPPLFQLIQEQSKTDWKEMYQVFNCGHRMEVYVPEAIAQDIIAISKSFNVDAQIVGRVEAADSKKLTISSVYGTFEY, encoded by the coding sequence ATGAGTTCAGATACTTCAAAAAGATATGCACAACGCGGTGTTTCAGCATCCAAAGAAGATGTGCATAATGCTATAAAAAATATTGACAAGGGATTATTTCCTCAGGCATTTTGCAAAATCGTTCCTGATTATTTAACCCAAGATGAAGACTATTGCTTGATTATGCATGCGGATGGAGCGGGGACCAAATCGTCTCTAGCTTATATGTATTGGAAAGAAACTGGAGATATCTCTGTTTGGAAAGGAATTGCTCAAGATGCTTTGATCATGAATATCGACGATTTATTGTGTGTAGGAGCAACCGATAATATTTTACTTTCTTCCACCATTGGAAGAAATAAAAATTTAATTCCAGGTGAAGTTTTATCAGCAATTATAAATGGAACCGAAGAGTTAATCAAGGAGTTAAAATCTTTTGGTGTAAGCATTCATTCTACAGGTGGAGAAACTGCCGATGTAGGAGATGTGGTACGTACCATTATTGTAGATTCTACGGTGACGGCTCGTATGAAACGTTCTAAGGTGATTGATAATGCTAACATTAAAGCAGGTGATGTCATAGTAGGAATGGCTTCTTTTGGTCAAGCAACCTACGAGAAAAGCTATAATGGCGGAATGGGAAGTAACGGTTTAACATCGGCACGTCATGATGTTTTCGAAAAATATCTAGCAACCAAATACCCAGAAAGTTTTGATGCAGCAGTTCCTGAGGAATTAATCTATTCTGGTCAAGTGAAGCTGACTGATGCAGTTGAAAATTCACCTATCGATGCAGGGCAATTAGTACTTTCGCCAACAAGAACGTATGCACCTATTATCAAGAAAATGTTAGATAAATACTCATCTGCTGACATTCACGGAATGGTGCATTGTAGTGGAGGAGCGCAAACTAAGATTTTACATTTTGTACAAAACTTGCATATTATAAAAGATAATTTATTTCCAGTTCCACCCCTTTTTCAACTGATACAAGAACAATCCAAAACAGATTGGAAAGAAATGTACCAAGTTTTTAACTGCGGTCACCGTATGGAAGTATATGTTCCTGAGGCAATTGCACAGGATATTATTGCAATTTCAAAATCATTTAATGTGGATGCTCAAATCGTAGGAAGAGTAGAAGCTGCCGATAGTAAGAAATTAACTATCAGTAGTGTATACGGAACTTTTGAATACTAA